The Candidatus Binatia bacterium genome includes the window CGTCGCCGTCACCTTGCCGTCGCTGCCGCCGGTGCGCGTGATCTCGACCGTCACGCTGCCCGCGTCCTCGGACACCTCGTAGGACGCCGCGGCGAAAGAGAGCAGACCCGCCGACGGCGCGCAGACGACCGCGCCCGCGCGCGCCATCGCGCGCTGCAGGACGCCGTGCGTGTCCGCGCCGCAGAGCACCGACGGCTTCGGTCCGCGCTTCGCGTTCTGGCGCCGCGCGAGCGCGCGGTCGGCGCTGCGCAGCGCGTTGACGATCCGCTTTCCGAGCGAGCGCCGCTTCGTCTCGGTGGTCGCGGCGAGCGCCTGATCGACCAGGGCGCGCGCGCGAGCGGCCGGACGCGTCACGTTCGTCGGCAGCTCGTCCGCGAGACAGCGCGCGGGCGGCATGCCGGCGTCAAGCAAACAGGCGACGCCTTCCAGGCCCGGGAACGGGCAGCGCGGGATCTCGACCTCGACGATGCCGGCGTGCTCGATCGTCACGCCCTCGGTCGGGCCCAGGTCGTCCTCGGAGAGCGGGTCCTTCGCATAGGCGCTCGCCGCGGTCTCGCCCTGCCCGCGGTCGAGCGCCGCGGCGACGAGGTCGAAGCGGACGGTGAAGCCGGTGTGCATCGGCACGCCGTCGAGAACGATTCTCTCGGTGTACGGCCCGTCGAGCTTCGGGCGGTGGAAGCCGTACGCCGGATCGCCGCACGTGTCGCAGTCCCACTGCCAGCGCGGCCCGGTCGCGAGCACGACGCCGTTGTCGCCGCGGATCTCGCCGGAGAGGTCGAGCACCCAGATGTCGTCGAACACGTCCTCGAGGTCGACGCCGAGGTCGGCGCGCGCGAGCGCGACCTGGCTCATGCCCCAGCGCTGGCGCTCGTTGAAGTCGCGCACCGTGACGTCCATCTCGATGCGCGCGCTCGGCCCGAACCACGGCGGGCGTCCGCTGCCGAAGTCGACCACCTCCAGGTGCGCGGTCGAGTAGGTGAAGCGCAGGAAGGGACCGTCCTCGACGCGCACGTACTCCTTCTCGACCGAGATCAGCGCCTCGCCGCCGATGGTGTTTCCGGCGACGCCGCCGCGCAGCGGCGCGATCGCCTTCGCCCAGAAGACGTTGCCGTCCGAGTGCCCGATGGCGGTCATGGAGGCGGGCGTCTGGAAGAAGGTGCCGGCGAGGAAGTCCCACTCCTGGCGGACGAAGTCGCCCCACTGCTCGTGCAGCGGCTCGGGCACGAGGACCGCCGCCAGGCCGCCGAGGTGCTCGACCTCCCGCCACTCGGAGAACTGCCAGCGGTAGAGCGGCTCGGCGGCGGCGGGTCGCGCGGCGAGCAGGACGAGCCCGCACGTCGCGAACAACATCGAGCGCCGCGCGCTCGACACGAGCCGGGCGGCGCGACGCGAACCGGGGGTGATGCGCTTCTGCTTCATACCCGCAAGGCGTGAGAACGCGTCGAACGATGTTCGAACGCGCGTCGCCGCGGGCGAAGCGCGGGCGAAGCTCCCGGGGAGGACGCGCTACCGCGCCGGCGCAGCCAGCATCAGGCGCGCCGGCGCGCAGCGCTCACGCGAACGTGCGCGCGAGCGCTCGCTCGAGCGCCGCGAGGTCGTGGCGGTCGCAGCGGAAGCCGACGTAGCGATCCGGGCGCACGAGATAGAGGCAGGTGCCGCGCGCGCCGTACTTCTCTGCGAACTCGCCGGACGCGTCGCGCAGCAGCGGGAAGCGCTCGAGCTCGACCGCGCGCGCGCCGGGCTGTGCGATGCCCCAGATCGCGATCTCGTCCGCGAAGCGCTCGCGCAGCCGGTCGGCGAGCGCCGCTACGCGCGTGAAGTCGTCCTCCTTCGCGTCGGCGCCGAAGCAGAGCAGCAGCACGTGCTCGGGCCTGCGGACGAGATCGGCGATGCGCAGCGGTGTCGCGACCCAGTCGCGCACGAGCCCGCCCGCGTCGGGCGCGCGGTCTCCCGGACGCGGACCCGCGGCGAGCGCGCCCGGCGCGACGTCCTCCGACACCCAGCGGCTGTCGCGGTAGTTGACGAAGAGCTGCGAGTCCTCGAGCCACTGGTTGAAGCGGATCTCGCCGGTCGCGAGGCCGGCGTCCATGCGCCGGGTCGTGCGGTTGACGACGTCGAGCCCGACCGGACGGCGCTCGGCGTCGTAGCTCTCGAGCAGCTCCGACGCCGCACGACCGCGCACCGCGAGCGCGAGCTTCCAGGCGAGGTTGTGCGCGTCCTGGATGCCGGTGTTCATGCCCTGCCCGCCGATCGGCGGGTGGATGTGCGCCGCGTCGCCGACCAGGAACGCGCGGTCCTTCGCGTAGCGCGACACGATGCGGTGGCTGATCCGGTAGTACGACGACCAGACCAGGTCGGTCATCTCGGTGCCCGGCGGCAGGATCGGCGACATCACCTCGCGCAGCTTCTCGAGCGTCGGCGGTTGGCTCAGATCCGCGCCCTCCTCCTGCTGCTCCATCGGCGCCGCGCACGACACCCGGTAGCGCTTGGGATCGCCCGGCACCGGGATCGCGACGAGGATGTTGCGCAGCTCGCCGTTCTCCGTCTGCGTGAAGCGGTGCCCGTAGGCGTGCGAGCGGTCCCAGTGGAGGCGCACGTCGCCCAGCATGAAGGTCATCTCGTAGGCGTCGCCCTCGTACTGGAGGCCGAGCCCGTGGCGCACCGTGCTGTGCGCGCCGTCGCAGCCGACGAGCCAGCGGCACGCGACCTTGCGCTCGCCATCCGCGGTCGCGATGCGCGCGACGACGCCGTCCGCGCGCATGTCGAAATCGACCAGCCGCGCGCCCTGCTCGACGCGGCCGCCGTGACGCGCGAACGCTTCACGCAGAAGCGCCTCGCTCTCGTACTGCGCGAGGCTCAGGAAGCCGTACGGCATGCCCGGCGCGTCGACTTCCTCGCGCGTCACCGGTCCGTTGTCGACGGACGAGTCCATGCCGGCGAAGAAGCAGCCGCGACGCAGCGCCTCGAGCAGCACCCCGCACTGGTCCCAGACCTCGAGCGTGCGCGGCGTCAAGCCAAGAGCCTTGCACCACGTGTCCGGTCGCGGCCGCTGGTCGATCACCAAGGGCTCGACGCCGTGCTGCTGCAGCTCGAGCGCCGTCTGCAGCCCGACCGGACCACCACCCACCACCAAGACCTCGACCTCGTTTCGCATCCCTCGACCTCCGCCGGGCACGTTTACAACGCTTGACGAGCCGCGAGAAGCGAGCGCAGGGCACGAGCGACGTCGCCTTGGCGTCCGCGCTGGCGCAGCGTACATGGAGCTCGTGGCGAGACGTTCGGGCAGCGCCGATCTGCCGCTGCACGGCGGTCGCGTGCCGCGCTGGCTCGCGGACCGCATGAGCCGGCTCGGACGGGTGATCGTCGAGGCGATCGTCCTCGAGTACGGCCGCGACGAGCTCCTGCGCCGGCTCGCGCACCCGTTCTGGTTCCAGTCCTTCGGCGCGGTGATGGGCATGGACTGGCACTCGTCCGGCATCACCACCGCGGTGCTCGGCGCGCTCAAGCGCGGGCTCGCGCCGGTCGAGCACGAGCTCGGCGTGCACGTCTGCGGCGGACGCGGCGCGCACTCGCGACGCACGCCGCACGAGCTGCTCGCGCTCGGCGAGCGGGTCGGGATCGACGGCGACGCGCTCGCGCGCACGAGCCGGCTCGTCGCCAAGGTCGACAACGCCGCCGTGCAGGACGGCTTCACGCTCTACCTGCACGGCTTCATCGTGACCGACGACGGCCGCTGGGTCGTCGTGCAGCAAGGGATGAGCCCCGAGGCGCGGCTCGCGCGCCGCTACCACTGGCTGTCGGAGGGGCTCGAGAGCTTTCTCGACGATCCGCACGCCGCGATCGAGGGACGAAGCCGCGGCGTGATCGTCAACCTCGCCGACCGGCGCGCCGCGCGCTCGCGCGCGAGCCAGCTCGCGCTGCTCGCGCGCGGTCCGGATCGCGTGCTCGCGGCGCTGCGCGGTCCGCTGCCGGAGCTGGCGCGCGTGCCCGAAGAGCTTGCCGAGCCCGAAGCTGCGCCCGGGCCCGTGCAGCCGACGCTGCCGCACCTCGTGATGCCGACGCGGCACGACGTGCGCGCAGGCGACGTCGTCCTGCGCCGCCTGCACGGCGCGCTCGCCGCCGCCGCCGACCGCGCGCCCGAGGACTTCACCGATCTGCTCTTGACGCCCGGGGTCGGCGCGCGGACGCTCTTCGCGCTGGCGCTCGCCGCCGAGGTGATCCACGGCACGCCGTGCCGCTTCTCCGACCCCGCGCGCTTCTCGCTCGCGCTCGGCGGCAAGGACGGACACCCGTTCTCCGTGCCGCTGCGCGTCTACGACGAGACGCTGCGCGTGCTGACTCGCGCGGTGGAGGCCGCGCGCCTCGCGAACGACGACCGGCTCGCGGCGCTGCGCCGGCTCGACGCCGAGGCGCGGCGGCTCGAGCGGCTGGTGAAGGGACCGTCGTTCGAGGAGCTGATCGTGCGCGAGCGCGCGCGCTCGGCGGAGCTCGGCGGCCGCAGCGTCGGGCGCGGCGGCGGTCGCGTCGGGGGCGGCGAGACTGGCGTCGGACGCGGCTTACGCGGCGTCGCTCCGAGTGCGACGTCCGGCGTGCGCTCGCCGCGGTCCTGAGCGCGGGGCGTCGCGCTGGGGCGTCGCGTTCGGCTCGTCGCGTTGGGCGCGCGTCAAGCCGCGCCGTGCGGCAGCGCGACCACCAGGCGCACCTTGCCCGAGCGCTCGCCCGCGAGGCGCTCGTGGCGCTCGGTCGTGACCTGAGCGGGCGCGCCGAGCACGCTTTCGAGCGCGCGCGCCGCGGCGTCCGCGACGCGCCGGTAATCCTCCTCGTCGCGCGTCACGAGACGCAAGACGAACGCGTGCGGCGCCGTCTGCACGAGCTGGTACTGGACGATCTCTGGGAATTGCTTGACGGCGCCCCAGATGCCGCGCGGGTGCAGGACGCGGCCGCCGGGCCGCTCGAGCACGTCCTCGACGCGGCCGTCGATCTCCGCGAGCGCGTCGAGCGTCCGCCCGCACGGGCACGCCCCCGACGCGAACGACGCCACGTCGTTCAGCCGATAGTTGAGCAGCACCGTGCCGCGGTTGACCAGGTTCGAGATCACGACCGTGCCGCGCTCGCCGCGCGGCACGTCGCGGCCGTCGGCGTCGACGATGCGCACGTGGCACAGGTCCTCGTGCAGGTGAAAGCGCGAGCGCGCCTCGCACAGGAAGGCGATCTTGAAGGCCTCGACCGAGTTGTAGAAGGAGATCACCGGCGCGCCGAGCGTGCGCTCGATCTCGAGCCGCGCCTCGCGGTCGAGGCTCTCCGCGCCGTAGGTGATGACCTTGGGCGGCACGAGCTTCGCGTCGCCGCGGGCGACGGCCCGGCTCAGCGCCGCCAGGTAGTTGCCGAAGGTCGCGAGCACGTCCGGGCGGAACTCGTTCAGCGCCGCGACGTTCGCCGCGAGCGGCGCGAGCACGGAGAGCTTGCGCCGCGTCGGCCGCGCGAGCAGCGTGCTCTCCGCGTAGAACGCGCGCACGAGATCGATAGTGCCGCCCCGGTAGCCGATGCCGACCTCGCGGTAGCCCAGCCGCCGCCCGAGCAGCGTCGTGACCACGCGCCGCTCGCGCTCGCCGTACGCGACGTTCGCGAGCAGCGAGCGCCGATCGTGCCAGATCTGCCCCGGCTTTCCGGTCGAGCCGCTGCTGAGAAAGAGGAGCGCGTTGCGTCCGGCGCGCGACGTCGAGCGGAAGCGCTCCGGATCCCTGCGCAGGTCGTCCTTGTCGATCAGCGGCAGGCGCGCGAGGTCGCGCGCGGTGGTGATGCTCGCCGGGTCGACGCCGAGCTTGCGGAAGGTGTCGCGGTAGAACGGCACCGTGCGCGCCGCGTAGCGGACGGTCGCGCGGACGCGGGCGTCGCGCAGGGCTTCGATGCGCGCGCGGGGCGCGTAGGGGATGCGCTGCTGGCCGGGGAGGTGTGCGAGGACGACGGCGTTGCCGGCGAGCTTGCGGAGGAGTGAGCGGACGGATCGGACGCCGGGCTCGCGCGGGATCGACCTTTCGCGCGAAAGCGTCGCGTCGCGCGACGTCGTGGCGTCGCGCGCGGTTGCGCGGGTGTCGGCCGCGATGTCCGGCTCGTGTCTCAAAGCGCCAACGATGCCCGCTTTGGATCGCAAAGGGGAGCGATTGGCGCGACCTGACCTCGTCTACACGTCAAGCAGCGGTTTGCTGATGGAACGCGACGCGCCACGTGCCGTCTCGCTTGACGTAGAGCGTCGCGCAGAGAGCCTTCTCGGCGTCCTTCGGGTAGTTCCAACGCGCGGTCACCGCGTAGTGCAGCAGCGCGACGTCCGGCGCGACCGTGAGCGCGCGGACGTCTCGAAAGTCGACCTCGGCCCAGCGGTGGCCGGCGGCGTTCTCCTCGCGGAGCGCGGCCAGGGCGAGCTCGAGATCGATCCTGCCGATCTCGGGGAAACGCTGACGGCATCCGGGAGGAACGCGCTGCCGTAGACCTCGACGTCGTTGGTCCACAACGTCCACTCGATCTGTAGCAGCTCTCGATCGAGACCCATCGCCGTCTCCGCAGCAATTCGAAAGCAACGAGCTCGGCGGCGCCGATCCTCCCGACGCTCGATGCGTCAGGGAGTCGGCACCGCCGGGCTCGTCAGAGAAACGGGCTACGCCGCCGCGCTCTCGCGCGCGATCGCCGTGAGATGCTCCGCGTCCGTCCCGCAGCACCCGCCGACGACGCGCAGCCCGTACTCGCGCTTCATCGCCGCGACCTCGCGGCCGAGCTCTGCGGGGTTGCCGCGGTCGAGCTCGGGGCTCTCGTCGAGCTCGGCGTGGCTCTTGCGCGACGAGTTGGCGCGGATGCCCTGGAAGCGGTCGAGCCAGCGGGCGCCCTCGGCCTTGGCGCGGGCGAGCGCGCCCTCGACGTGCGTGGGGTGCGCGCAGTTCACCATGTAGAAGAGCGGCGCGCCGCCGGTGGCCTCGTCGACGCGGCGGATCAGCTCGCCGAGCGACGTGCCGTCGGGGAGCGTGCCGTCGGTCTCCACGGTCGGCGACACGATCACCGGCAAGCCGAACTCGGCCGCCGCCTGCGCGACGCCGATCGACTCGGCGACGCTGGTCATCGTCAGCGCGCACACGAGCTCGACCCCGGCCCGCGCCAGCACCTCGATCTGGGCGCGGTGGTAGGCGCGCGCCTTCTCGGGGGTCACCTCGGCGTCGGACACCTTGTAGCCGTCGCCCCGCGGGCCGATGTCGGCCGTGAGGACCACGGGCAGCGCGGCGCGCGCGCCGTCGCCCGCGCGCCACTCGGCGACCGCCTCGCGGGTGCGCTGCACGGCGAGCTCGTTGAAGCGAACGAGGTCGCTCGCGGGGTAGCCGAGCGCCGTGACGAAGTCGGGGTGCGCCCGCCACACGAGCGTGTCGAGCAGCAGGCCGTGGCCGTTCTCGTGCGCCGCCGCGAAGATGAGGGCGAGGTACTCGCGCTTGAGGCGGTCCCAGGCCGCCTCGTCGTCGAAGATCTCGAACGCGCAGCCCTCGCGCAGCGGGAACCCCTGCTGGAACATCATGAAGGTCTCGGTCCCGCCGGGGGTGATGTACGTCCGTCCGCTCGAGAAGAACCCTGCCTTGGTCGTGCTCATCGACTCCTCCTGACCCGGAAGGCGTAGGGTTCCGCCTCACGGTGTGAGGCCCCGGGGCCTCAGATTGCCCAATGGACGGGCGTTTCGGGGTAGTACGCGCAGACCGTGCCGGTGCGGATCGTGTTCTCGAGGTGACGGCCGAGCGCGGGGTGCGCGGCGGCGATCTTGCGCATCGCGCTGCGCATCCGCCAGGTGACGCTCGAGCGCGCCCGCTCGATCGCGCTGCCGACCCGGCGCGGACGGCCGCCGAGACCGAGCGCCCCGGCGAGCGTCGTCACGAGCTGGTCGAGCTCGTCCCGGGCGCGCTCGGCGCGACCGAGGTCGGAGCGGCGCTCGGCGTCCTCGATCTCCTCCTCGAGCTCGCGGATCCGCGTCCGCACCTCGCGGCGCGCGCGCTCGTCGAGCACGGGGTCGGCGCCGGTCGGCTCGTCGCCGCGGCCGGCGAGCTCGAGACAGTGCAGCTCCTCGCCGGGGCGCGAGAGGAGCTGCGCGAGGTCGAGGAAGCCCTTCACCTCGCGCAGACGCACGACCTCGCCCGCGAACGCGAGCGTCCAGACGTCGCCCTCGCGGCGGAAGACCGCCTGCGGCTGGCCTGCCTCGCGCGCGGCGATCGGCGTGGAGTGCACGTCGGCGTCGGGATCGGGCGCGAGACCCGCCATCTGCAGCCCGCGCGCGAGCGCCTCGAGCGGCTCCGCGGACCGGAAGGGGTTCACGAGCGCGAGCCAGCGCAGCTCCTCGCCGGGCTCGGGGTCGCGCCCGAACAGGATCTTCTCGCGGAAGTCGGCGCGGAACATCTCGAGGTGACGCTTGGCGACGGCCGCGTCGCCGACGAGCGCCGCGCTCGCCGCGAGGTAGGCCGGCACGTCGACCAGCGCGCGCGGCGCGCGCAGCGCGACGTCGCGCGCTTCCTCGTAGCGGCCCGCGGCGAACAGCGGCACCGTCAAGCATGCGACGTACCAGTCGGGATGGCGCGGATGGAGCCGCATCGCCTTGCGCGCGAGCTCGACGCCCGACTCGGCGTCGCCGAGGTAGCCGCGTGCGGATCCGGCCTGCGCGAGCACGTCGGCGTCGTTCGGGTTGAGCGCGAGCGCGCGGTCGGTGCGTCGCGCCGACTCGTCGAACTCGCGGCGGAACAGCAGCACGCGCGCGAGCACCGTTTGCACGTGCGCGTCCGAGTCGTCAAGCGCCGCGGCGCGCGACGCGTGCTCGAAGGCGAGGCGCTCCTTCTCGTCCCAGCGCTCCCAGAGCTGGCAGCTCCACTCGTTGAAGTGCGACAGCGACAGACCGGTGTGGGCGCGCGCGTACGTCGGGTCGAGCTCGATCGCGCGCTGGAAGAAGGCGCGCGCGCGCTCGTCGTCCTCGGGCGTGCCGCCGCGAAGCGCGTCGATCCCGCGCAGCCAGCACTCGTAGACCTCGAGCGAGGTGAGCGGCTTGCGTCGCGCGCGCGACAGCCGCTCGCTGTCGACCTCGATCGCGAGCGCGCTCGCCACCTGACCGACGATCTCGTCCTGCAGCGCGAGCACGTCGGTCGCCGGCGCGTCGAAGCGTCCCGCCCAGAGCTGCCGACCCGAGGCGGCTTCCGTCAGCCGCGCCGTCACGCGCAGCTTGCCGTCGCCGCGGCGGACGCTGCCGCGCAGCACGAGCGTCGCGCCGTCGCGGCGCGCGTCGGCCTCGCCGCCGGTCTCGGCGAACGAGGTGTCGGGATGCAGCACCTCGAGCGTCGGGAAGCGCGACAGCTCGACGATCAGATCTTCGACGAAGCCGCGCGCGAAGTAGGCGTCCGAGGCGTCCTCGGACAAGCTCTCGAAGGGCAGCACCGCGACGCGTGCCGCGGCGTCCTGAAGAGCGACGTCAGACATAGGTCGATCAGCGAGGGCTAAACCGGCCGCAGTCTAGCGCCACGCCCGCTCGGAGACGAGCGCTTCCGGAAGGACGAGCTCGTCGCGCTACTTCAGAAGCGGTAGCGCCGCGGTCACGACCCCGGATTCCGTGACGACCGCGAGCGCCCCGCGAATCTTCGCGCTCGGTGCGCTGACCGTACACTAGCCGATGCTGCCGGAGTCGAAACCGCCGCTGTCCAGCACGCAGGAGCCACCGGCCGCGATCGGCTTTCCGGTGCAGGTGTCGATGGTCGCGATGCTCGACCCCGAAGCGAAGCTGCGCAGGACGGCCGTCGCCTTGACGGGCTTCGACCCGGTGTTGGTCACCGTGCAGGTCAAGGTGCTTCCGGGGGCGGCTTGCAGCACGCCCGAGGCGAGGTTCACGCCGAAGGCAGGCGACGCGACGGAGAGGATCGCGCAGGCGAGGAGGCAAGCTTTCCGGCTCATCGGACATCTCCTGATCGAGATCCTCGACATACGCCGCGCGAGCCTGCCTCCGTCGAGCGATTTTCTTCGCTCGCTCAGCTCGACCCGCCGAACCGCTCCTGCAGCCGCTGCATGCCGCGGATCCAGCGGTCGTAGTCCGCGGTCTTGCGCCGGAGGTACTCGAGCACCTGCGGGTGCGGCAGGATGAGGAAGCGCTCGTCGGCGAGCCCGGCGATCACGGCGTCGGCGACCTGCTCGGGCTCGAGCACCCCGTCGACGCCGGCGACGCCGCCGTTCTCGAAGCCGGCGATCATCGGCGTGCGCACCGCCTGCGGGCACAGCACCGACACCTTGAGGCCGCGCGCGCCGTAGGTGATCGCGAGCCACTCGGCGAAGGACACCGCGGCGTGCTTGGTGACCGCGTAGGGCGCCGAGCCGATCTGGCTCAGCAGCCCCGCCGCCGACGCCGTCTGCAGCAGGTAGCCGCCGCCGCGCGCGAGCATGCGCGGCACCAGCGCCCGTGCTGCATGAAGATGCGCCAGCACGTGGATCGCCCACATGCGCTGCCAGTCCTCGTTCGGCGTCTCGAGCCCGCCCTCGAAGACGATGCCGGCGTTCGAGCAGAAGAGGTCGATCGGCCCGAGGTCGCGCTCGGTGCGCTCGACGAGGGCCGCGATCTCGGCCTCGACGGCGACGTCGACGCGCTCGCCGACCGCGCGCACCGCGCCCTTCGACTCCGCGGCGAGCTCGTCCGCGACGCGGCGGGCGCCGTCGCCGTCGCGGTCGGCGACCACGACGGCGCGCGCCCCCTCCGCGGCGAAACGACGGGCGAGCGCGCGACCGATGCCGCTCGCGCCGCCCGTCACCACGACCGTCTTGCCAGCGACGTTCACTGGTACTTCTTGAGCTCGAGGCGCGCGATCTGGGCGCGGTGCACCTCGTCCGGACCGTCGGCGAGACGCAGCGTGCGCGCTCCGGCGAACATCCGCGCGAGCCCGAAGTCGCTCGTCACGCCGGCCGCGCCGAAGAGCTGGATCGCGCGGTCGATCACGCGCAGCGCCATGTTCGGCGCGACCACCTTGATCGCCGCGATCTC containing:
- a CDS encoding FAD-dependent monooxygenase, with translation MRNEVEVLVVGGGPVGLQTALELQQHGVEPLVIDQRPRPDTWCKALGLTPRTLEVWDQCGVLLEALRRGCFFAGMDSSVDNGPVTREEVDAPGMPYGFLSLAQYESEALLREAFARHGGRVEQGARLVDFDMRADGVVARIATADGERKVACRWLVGCDGAHSTVRHGLGLQYEGDAYEMTFMLGDVRLHWDRSHAYGHRFTQTENGELRNILVAIPVPGDPKRYRVSCAAPMEQQEEGADLSQPPTLEKLREVMSPILPPGTEMTDLVWSSYYRISHRIVSRYAKDRAFLVGDAAHIHPPIGGQGMNTGIQDAHNLAWKLALAVRGRAASELLESYDAERRPVGLDVVNRTTRRMDAGLATGEIRFNQWLEDSQLFVNYRDSRWVSEDVAPGALAAGPRPGDRAPDAGGLVRDWVATPLRIADLVRRPEHVLLLCFGADAKEDDFTRVAALADRLRERFADEIAIWGIAQPGARAVELERFPLLRDASGEFAEKYGARGTCLYLVRPDRYVGFRCDRHDLAALERALARTFA
- a CDS encoding homocysteine S-methyltransferase family protein, producing MSTTKAGFFSSGRTYITPGGTETFMMFQQGFPLREGCAFEIFDDEAAWDRLKREYLALIFAAAHENGHGLLLDTLVWRAHPDFVTALGYPASDLVRFNELAVQRTREAVAEWRAGDGARAALPVVLTADIGPRGDGYKVSDAEVTPEKARAYHRAQIEVLARAGVELVCALTMTSVAESIGVAQAAAEFGLPVIVSPTVETDGTLPDGTSLGELIRRVDEATGGAPLFYMVNCAHPTHVEGALARAKAEGARWLDRFQGIRANSSRKSHAELDESPELDRGNPAELGREVAAMKREYGLRVVGGCCGTDAEHLTAIARESAAA
- a CDS encoding nuclear transport factor 2 family protein codes for the protein MDQRRRGLRQRVPPGCRQRFPEIGRIDLELALAALREENAAGHRWAEVDFRDVRALTVAPDVALLHYAVTARWNYPKDAEKALCATLYVKRDGTWRVAFHQQTAA
- a CDS encoding DUF763 domain-containing protein encodes the protein MARRSGSADLPLHGGRVPRWLADRMSRLGRVIVEAIVLEYGRDELLRRLAHPFWFQSFGAVMGMDWHSSGITTAVLGALKRGLAPVEHELGVHVCGGRGAHSRRTPHELLALGERVGIDGDALARTSRLVAKVDNAAVQDGFTLYLHGFIVTDDGRWVVVQQGMSPEARLARRYHWLSEGLESFLDDPHAAIEGRSRGVIVNLADRRAARSRASQLALLARGPDRVLAALRGPLPELARVPEELAEPEAAPGPVQPTLPHLVMPTRHDVRAGDVVLRRLHGALAAAADRAPEDFTDLLLTPGVGARTLFALALAAEVIHGTPCRFSDPARFSLALGGKDGHPFSVPLRVYDETLRVLTRAVEAARLANDDRLAALRRLDAEARRLERLVKGPSFEELIVRERARSAELGGRSVGRGGGRVGGGETGVGRGLRGVAPSATSGVRSPRS
- a CDS encoding SDR family oxidoreductase, translating into MNVAGKTVVVTGGASGIGRALARRFAAEGARAVVVADRDGDGARRVADELAAESKGAVRAVGERVDVAVEAEIAALVERTERDLGPIDLFCSNAGIVFEGGLETPNEDWQRMWAIHVLAHLHAARALVPRMLARGGGYLLQTASAAGLLSQIGSAPYAVTKHAAVSFAEWLAITYGARGLKVSVLCPQAVRTPMIAGFENGGVAGVDGVLEPEQVADAVIAGLADERFLILPHPQVLEYLRRKTADYDRWIRGMQRLQERFGGSS